TGGAGGATACTACAGAGCGAATGATCTTCACAACCGGGCGGCTATGCTTAACCAGATGCAGTCGGCTACCAGAACCATTAATCAGAATATCAATTACCTACTTCTGGATTTGGATCGTTTAATCCTTTAAGAAAAATTTAACTGTAATGAAATTTGTTACATTTAAAAATTTGCTTATCTTTGCCATGTAATTACAATGAACAATACAAGATTTGCTACGGCAATACATATTATGACCTTACTGGCGAAAAATCCTCAGGAATGGCTTACGTCCGATTGGATCGCTGGAAGCATCAATGTGAATCCGGTGATTGTCCGAAAGGAAATCAGCGTGTTGAGAGAAGCGGGTCTTATTGCCAGCAGACAAGGAAAAGACGGCGGAAGCCACCTAGCGAGAAATGCTGAAGAAATCAGTATTTCTGAAATTTACAGAGCAGTGAAAAATACGGAAGTTTTAGGGAAGAGAAATCAGAATCCCAATCCGGCCTGCAGCGTAGGAAAGGAAATCAATGTACATCTGGATACCTTATTTGAAGAAACCGATAAGTTGGTTGTTGGATTTCTGGGGAACAAGTCATTGAAAGAGTTTTCCGAACAGTTTGAGTAAAATTTTTTACCCATAAATGTAACAAAATTTATTACAATTAATTTAAAATAAAACAATATGAAAAAAGTAGCCGTAATTGGAGCAACAGGATTTGTAGGAACACAGATCGTAAATGAATTAACAGGCAGAGGATATGCCGTGGAAGCTTTAGTAAGAGATGCATCGAAGGTAAAAACACAGGAAAATGTAACCGCAAAAAGTATTGATGTAAATAATGTGGATGAGCTGGCAGAAGCTTTAAAAGGAAATGACGCCGTAATCAGTGCTTTCAATGCAGGATGGGCTAACCCCAATCTTTATCAAGATTTTTTAAACGGATCTGAGAACATTGAAAAAGCAGTAGAAGAATCCGGAGTGAAAAGACTAATCGTAGTAGGAGGCGCAGGAAGCCTTTATACACCAGATAACATACAGATTGTAGACACGCCTGATTTTCCTGAAGCCTACAAGCCGGGAGCAACGGCTGCAAGAGATTATCTGAACAAAATCAAAGGAAACAATACCCTGGACTGGACTTTCTTCAGCCCGGCTATTGAAATGAATCAGGCTAATACAGGAGAAAGAACAGGAAAATACAGAACTTCCCTGGAAACTCCGGTTTTTGATGAAAACGGAAGAAGCCGCCTTTCCGTAGAAGATGTAGCAGTAGCCCTTGTGGACGAACTGGAACAGAATAACCACATCCGTGAACGTTTTACAGCTGCCTATTAATCCATCAAAAAATAACCAATGTTTAAAAAGAAATTATTACCTCTGATTGTTCTGCTGTTTGTCGTCAATATGCTGTCAGCCGGAAATCTGAAGATCAAAGTGTACAACCCGGGATCAAAGGCGATCTTTTCTGTTACTTCTACAATTATCTATGGAGATAAGGATGCCGTACTTATTGATGCCCAGTTTCAGAAACAGTACGCCGAACAATTGGTGAAGGAAATAAAAGCTACAGGCAAAAATCTGAAAGCTGTTTTTATTTCCCACAGTGACCCCGATTTTTATTTCGGATTAGATGTGATCCGTAAAGCATTTCCCAATGCAAAAATCATTTCAACCGCCCAGACTGCTTATCTTATTTCAGCATCAAAAGATGATAAAATAGCAGTTTGGAAACTGCAGCTCAAAGAAGATGCACCATCAGAAATTATTGTTCCCGACGCAGTAACTGCAATTCCTGATCTTGAAGGAAATAAAATTGAAATCATCAACAAGCCTGAAGATCCGGCGCACAGCTTCCTTTGGATTCCATCTGTGAAAACCATAGCCGGAGGAATTTCAGTCTCCACAGGTTCACATCTTTGGATGGCAGATACCCAGGATATAAAGGCTGTTGATCAGTGGATTGCCCGGATTGATGCGATGAAAGCACTGAAACCGGAGCAGGTTGTCCCTTCACACTTTTCAGAGAATTCTTTATCACCCAAGTCTCTTGATTTCATAAAAAGTTATCTGGAGAATTACAAAAAAGCAGTAACTGAAAATAAAACAACAGATTCAATTGTGAATTTTATGGTCAGAAAGTATCCCGGGCTTCCCGGAAAAGAAGAGCTGGAAATGGGCGTAAAAGTTTTTCTTGGACAAATGAATTGGGATCTTAAATCTCCGTATCCTGCCATTGGGCACAAAGTGGAAGCTGATCTCGGAACATTCAGATTTATTCTTGACTTTAAAGACAATAAAGAGATGTCTTTTACAGGAGCAGGCGGAAAGGTAAAAGGAGCTACTGATACGGTACAATATACTGCAGTGGAAGTGGCTAAGAATGTTTTTATGGTCTATTGGCACGAGCCTAAACTGGGTTCCAATGTTACTCATATTCAGGATTACAATAAAAATATAGTATATACGAATATTGCAGATCCGGATGGTTCATTCAAACATCTGAAAGGAACACTCAAAATTGTAAAATAAATACGAACTGCTATCCATCAGGACGGCAGTTTTTTCTAACCTTATAGGTTTCCAAAACCTATAAGGCTTAATTAAATTATCACACAAACATCTGCCAATCTGCTAGAGATTTTTAGGCTCGCAGATGTATCAGATGAGGCAGATTTTAAGATTGAAAACATAAAATACAACCGAAAATCTTGTATTTCCTGGAGCCTTAAAAAGCATGTAGTCGTAAAAATCTTAGTGTCTTGGCATATCCCAACAAAAAAATCATCAAATAAAAAACGGCTGTCAGAAAGACAGCGGTTGGTTGTTATAAATTCATAAACAATTTCGGATTAACCGGAGTATTGTTCTTGTGTACTTCGTAATGAAGATGAGGTCCTGTAGAACGTCCTGAATTTCCGGATTTGGCAATAACCTGTCCTACTTTTACTTTATCGTTAACCTTTGAAACAAGCTGTGACAAATGCCCGTAAAGCGTAGCCAGCCCGTTACCGTGGGAAACAATCACGCAGTTTCCGTAACCTCCTTTCTGACCGGAGAAAATTACAGTTCCGGCTGCTGCAGCTCTTACATCTGAACCATAAGCAACAGCAATATCAAGCCCTTTATGGAACTGCATCTGGTCAGCCTCTGCGGGTGGGTTGTTTTTTTCCATTGAAGCTTTAGAATTGGTGTTTACAGCAACAGATTTTACTGAAGTAGCTGCTGGTGCAGGAGTCGGAGCGGCAGGGGCAACTTTTGGAGTAACCATTACCTTGATTTCCCTTTTGTTTCCATAGCTGTCTGTAACTTCTACGATTTTTTCAACCGGTACAGGTTTTACTTCAGGTTTTGGAGCAGCGGTTGCTGCAGGTTTAGACTCTGCTGAAACAGTAGATTTTACGGATGCAAATACGGTTTTGAAAGGAATCGGGTTTTTTCTTATGCCAAAATTAGATGAAATATAGCCGTCTGTAGGCATTCCCAGAGGAACCTGCATCAGTTTGTTCTGCAGATCCATTAAATACTGGCTGTATCGGTTGGATTGTTTGGCCAGATATACAGAATTTGAAATACTGTCTTTGCTCAGGGTCATCAGCTTTTCACTCGAAATGTCTTTAGATTTTAGGAATGAATTAAGCTGTGCCACAGTCTGATCTACTAAAGTAAGATCTGTTTTCATTTTTAAGTAATCTACACTGTCTTTTTCAGTGTTTATTTTTACAAGGTTGATCTCATAGGTCTTGTCATCTTTTTGAGAAAACAGCCTAGCAATAACAACGCCTTGTGCAAAAACTACTAGTAAAAGTCCTCCAAGAAGAATGTTTACGTTCTTTTTGCTGCTTAGAAATTTCTTCATATTTCTTCTCTTAGTATATTATAAAACGGTTTTAAGCGTGCAAATTTAAGTAAAAACTAAGTTTTGCGGGTTATTCTTAAATAAAAATTATATTTTTCTGTATTTAACGTTTAATTAGGTATTTAATTGTGCAGATGTGTTAATTTTTTCAGAATATGGGTTTTATCATGCTCTCAAAAGCCTTGTTACATCTTGTTTTAATATATTTGCAGTTCACATTCCAATTATGGCTAAAAAGAAAATAATTTCAGAATCTTCGAATCCTAAAAAGAATAATAAGGAGATTTCTGTAGGGGTGGTAGGAAGTGGAAGTTTTGCCACTGCCATCGTGAAAATGCTTGTTGAAAACTGTAAAATAGTGCACTGGTGTGTAAGAAGTGAATTTGTGAAAGGAGCTATAGAGCTTCGTGGGCATAACCCTACCTATCTTACCGCTGCCCATTTTAATCTGAAAAGCTTAAAGCTGACAACGGATATCAATGAACTGGTTTCTGCCTGTGACGTGATCGTTCTGGCTACACCGTCTATTTACCTGTCTGATACATTGGACAAAATGAGCTGTGATTATTCAGATAAGATCTTTGTTTCAGCAATCAAAGGAATTATCCCTAAAGTAAATGATGTGGTAGCACACTACCTGCGTGATGAGTTTAAGATTGGTTTCAGAAACCAGGCGGTGATTGCAGGACCGTGCCACGCAGAGGAAGTGGCAATGGAGAGGCTTTCATACCTTACTATTGCGACTGTGGAAGATGAAACGGCTGAAAAGCTTGAAGAAGTTTTTAGCTCAGACTTTATCAAAGTACACACAAGTAAGGATATTCTTGGAAATGAATACAGTGCGATCCTTAAAAATATTTTTGCTATTGGGGCTGGTATCGCAAGCGGATTGGGATATGGAGATAACTTTACTGCTGTTTTTGTATCTAATGCCATCCGTGAAATGGAAACCTTCCTGGAAGCCATCTATGAAGCACCAAGAGATGTGAATGAAAGTGCTTATCTGGGCGACCTTCTGGTAACGGCTTATTCACTTTTCTCAAGGAACCGTAACTTAGGTAATCTCATCGGAAAAGGGTACACTGTAAAATCTGCGATCCAGTCTATGAACATGGTCGCAGAAGGGTATTATGCTGCGGATTCTATTTATAAAACTGCAAAACAAAAAGGCCTTAAATTGCCGATTATTGATACAGTATATGCCATTCTTTACGAAGGTAAGAACGCCGAAAAGCAGTTCAGAAAGCTAACAGCAAAATTAAACTAGTAAAGTTCCGGTTACAGCCTTGCTATAATCATAAAAAAATAAGAAGCTCAGTCTTCACATAAAACCATAACAAGTATTCTGTTATGGTTTTATTTTGGCCTTCTTTTTCTTTCTTTTTTCAGAACACCCACACAAGGATAGTTTGTGATGCGAAATCTTGTTTTTTCATAGAAGAAAATTGTTTT
This region of Chryseobacterium vaccae genomic DNA includes:
- a CDS encoding NAD(P)-dependent oxidoreductase; this translates as MKKVAVIGATGFVGTQIVNELTGRGYAVEALVRDASKVKTQENVTAKSIDVNNVDELAEALKGNDAVISAFNAGWANPNLYQDFLNGSENIEKAVEESGVKRLIVVGGAGSLYTPDNIQIVDTPDFPEAYKPGATAARDYLNKIKGNNTLDWTFFSPAIEMNQANTGERTGKYRTSLETPVFDENGRSRLSVEDVAVALVDELEQNNHIRERFTAAY
- a CDS encoding M23 family metallopeptidase, with the protein product MKKFLSSKKNVNILLGGLLLVVFAQGVVIARLFSQKDDKTYEINLVKINTEKDSVDYLKMKTDLTLVDQTVAQLNSFLKSKDISSEKLMTLSKDSISNSVYLAKQSNRYSQYLMDLQNKLMQVPLGMPTDGYISSNFGIRKNPIPFKTVFASVKSTVSAESKPAATAAPKPEVKPVPVEKIVEVTDSYGNKREIKVMVTPKVAPAAPTPAPAATSVKSVAVNTNSKASMEKNNPPAEADQMQFHKGLDIAVAYGSDVRAAAAGTVIFSGQKGGYGNCVIVSHGNGLATLYGHLSQLVSKVNDKVKVGQVIAKSGNSGRSTGPHLHYEVHKNNTPVNPKLFMNL
- a CDS encoding Rrf2 family transcriptional regulator, which codes for MNNTRFATAIHIMTLLAKNPQEWLTSDWIAGSINVNPVIVRKEISVLREAGLIASRQGKDGGSHLARNAEEISISEIYRAVKNTEVLGKRNQNPNPACSVGKEINVHLDTLFEETDKLVVGFLGNKSLKEFSEQFE
- a CDS encoding MBL fold metallo-hydrolase, producing the protein MFKKKLLPLIVLLFVVNMLSAGNLKIKVYNPGSKAIFSVTSTIIYGDKDAVLIDAQFQKQYAEQLVKEIKATGKNLKAVFISHSDPDFYFGLDVIRKAFPNAKIISTAQTAYLISASKDDKIAVWKLQLKEDAPSEIIVPDAVTAIPDLEGNKIEIINKPEDPAHSFLWIPSVKTIAGGISVSTGSHLWMADTQDIKAVDQWIARIDAMKALKPEQVVPSHFSENSLSPKSLDFIKSYLENYKKAVTENKTTDSIVNFMVRKYPGLPGKEELEMGVKVFLGQMNWDLKSPYPAIGHKVEADLGTFRFILDFKDNKEMSFTGAGGKVKGATDTVQYTAVEVAKNVFMVYWHEPKLGSNVTHIQDYNKNIVYTNIADPDGSFKHLKGTLKIVK
- a CDS encoding NAD(P)H-dependent glycerol-3-phosphate dehydrogenase translates to MAKKKIISESSNPKKNNKEISVGVVGSGSFATAIVKMLVENCKIVHWCVRSEFVKGAIELRGHNPTYLTAAHFNLKSLKLTTDINELVSACDVIVLATPSIYLSDTLDKMSCDYSDKIFVSAIKGIIPKVNDVVAHYLRDEFKIGFRNQAVIAGPCHAEEVAMERLSYLTIATVEDETAEKLEEVFSSDFIKVHTSKDILGNEYSAILKNIFAIGAGIASGLGYGDNFTAVFVSNAIREMETFLEAIYEAPRDVNESAYLGDLLVTAYSLFSRNRNLGNLIGKGYTVKSAIQSMNMVAEGYYAADSIYKTAKQKGLKLPIIDTVYAILYEGKNAEKQFRKLTAKLN